One genomic segment of Anguilla anguilla isolate fAngAng1 chromosome 2, fAngAng1.pri, whole genome shotgun sequence includes these proteins:
- the cdk5rap3 gene encoding CDK5 regulatory subunit-associated protein 3: MDNVQNLPIDIQTSKLLDWLVDRRHCNIKWQSAVMAIREKINAAIQDMPENEEIKQLLSGSYIHYFHCQRIVEILKGTEASSKNIFGRYSSQRMKDWQEIVSLYEKDNNYLVEVASLLVRSVSYEGPALRRQVAKAKQLQQELSRRELECQSGAADMRERFYTSCKQYGITGENVARELQALVKDLPSVLEQLGKEAACLEDPIQLYSAFACFVCEWSEPVVPMLTYVQRKGNTTVYEWRTGSPPSIVERPKVEEPPPDTVTEEVIDWGELSVAEGAGDFGISVEDGVDWGISLEPSTEDVGSDGIDWGAGDAAPVEIEVVDVGTDCPEGVARGEDALSVLENPQTRGQFIDELMELELFLCQRLSEMAEEADVVAMSQFQLAPAVVQAQTRERVEGMLGALRSLLGRLTNVRMQHLFMIQASPRYVERVSEVLRQKLKQADILVLKRGAMAERRQEALEEQAKLEPRIDLLATRTRELQKLIEGDISKRYNNRPVNLMGVSV, translated from the exons ATGGAT AATGTTCAAAATCTTCCCATTGATATACAAACCAGCAAACTCCTCG ACTGGCTAGTGGACAGACGACATTGCAACATAAAATGGCAGAGTGCTGTGATGGCCATTCGAGAGAAGATCAATGCTGCCATCCAGGATATGCCTGAAAATGAGGAGATCAAACAACTGCTCTCTGGATCCT ACATCCACTATTTTCATTGCCAACGGATTGTTGAAATCCTGAAAGGGACAGAGGCCTCTTCCAAGAATATATTTGGCAGATACTCCTCCCAGAGGATGAAG GACTGGCAAGAAATAGTGTCCTTGTATGAAAAAGACAACAACTACCTTG TGGAGGTGGCCAGCCTGCTGGTGCGCAGTGTGAGCTACGAGGGCCCGGCTCTGCGCAGGCAGGTGGCCAAGGCtaagcagctgcagcaggagctcaGTCGACGGGAGCTGGAGTGCCAGAGTGGGGCCGCCGACATGAGAGAGCGGTTCTACACTTCCTGCAAACAGTACGGCATCACG GGGGAGAACGTGGCCCGGGAGCTGCAGGCCCTGGTGAAGGACCTGCCCTCCGTGCTGGAGCAGCTGGGGAAGGAGGCGGCATGTCTGGAGGACCCCATCCAGCTCTACAGCGCCTTCGCGTGCTTTGTCTGCGAGTG GTCTGAGCCCGTAGTGCCCATGTTGACCTATGTCCAGCGGAAAGGGAACACAACGGTTTATGAATGGCGCACGGGCAGCCCGCCCTCCATCGTCGAACGGCCCAAAGTGGAGGAGCCGCCCCCGGATACAGTCACAGAGGAAGTG ATTGACTGGGGTGAACTGAGCGTTGCTGAGGGAGCAGGGGATTTTGGGATTTCGGTGGAGGACGGTGTTGACTGGGGCATCAGCCTGGAGCCCAGCACAGAG GACGTTGGTTCAGATGGCATTGACTGGGGAGCAGGTGATGCGGCTCCAGTGGAGATTGAAGTTGTGGACGTGGGCACGGACT GCCCTGAAGGCGTGGCCAGAGGAGAGGACgccctctctgtgctggagaaTCCGCAGACCCGTGGCCAGTTCATCGACGAGCTCATGGAG CTGGAGCTGTTCCTGTGCCAGAGGCTGAGCGAGATGGCCGAAGAGGCGGACGTCGTGGCCATGAGCCAGTTCCAGCTGGCACCCGCCGTCGTCCAGGCGCAGACGAGAGAGCGGGTGGAGGGCATGCTGGGGGCGCTGCGCTCCCTGCTGGGCCGGCTGACCAACGTGCGCATGCAGCACCTCTTCATGATCCAGGCCTCGCCACG GTATGTGGAGCGTGTGTCAGAGGTCCTGAGGCAGAAGCTGAAGCAGGCAGACATCCTGGTGCTGAAGCGGGGTGCTATGGCAGAGCGGAGGCAGGAGGCGCTGGAGGAGCAAGCCAAGCTGGAGCCCCGCATCGACTTGCTGGCTACCCGCACCCGCGAGCTGCAGAAACTG ATCGAAGGTGACATCTCAAAGCGCTACAACAACAGGCCGGTCAACTTGATGGGTGtcagcgtgtga